The Thermocrinis ruber genome has a window encoding:
- a CDS encoding cytochrome D1 domain-containing protein — protein sequence MTTRRELLKLAGFGVVYATFYKGFALAQERVNPVFALRGDGSVVVIDPRKDEVIAKISTGGKGGTLGSITKDGKYLFVANNAPDQRTVSVIDAVNLRKVKDIETGARPKHPLVSPNGRVVAVNHSGIDDGKNRVAFISTRNLEVINTVELPVLNTGHKGDFSMHGTFSPDGKYYFVGSYSDNRFFIISTSDFSVVAHVDVAGNPHYFDCYKNTLWVTVEFNEPKKETSKPMVYVYDISNPAKPREMMVLEVELDTNEISNTARIEGHHGNFTNDGKYFMVCNRGASPFEGTTVRVYTNDGKLVKAIKSAVKGVGHAYVSPNGEYAVITQYGDTKIEIVSLKNFETIKVIDTGVGRHMGHVVFMEDGSKFYVTNRVADSVFVIDGKKFEIIKRIQTAEGGQAQGQVVRHFYGVFERVVNPYLA from the coding sequence ATGACAACGAGAAGGGAGCTTCTCAAGTTGGCGGGCTTTGGGGTGGTTTATGCCACCTTTTATAAGGGTTTTGCCCTTGCTCAGGAGAGGGTGAATCCAGTTTTTGCCCTAAGGGGTGATGGTTCTGTGGTGGTTATTGACCCAAGGAAGGATGAGGTGATAGCCAAAATATCCACCGGTGGGAAGGGTGGAACCTTGGGCTCTATAACGAAAGATGGAAAATATCTCTTTGTAGCCAACAATGCACCAGACCAAAGGACGGTGAGCGTAATAGATGCGGTAAATCTTCGCAAGGTAAAGGATATAGAAACGGGTGCCAGACCAAAGCATCCCCTAGTTTCTCCCAATGGGAGAGTGGTTGCGGTAAATCACTCGGGTATTGATGATGGCAAAAACCGGGTAGCCTTTATATCCACAAGGAACTTGGAGGTTATAAATACAGTAGAACTGCCCGTTTTGAACACAGGGCACAAAGGAGACTTTAGCATGCACGGCACCTTTAGCCCCGATGGAAAATACTACTTCGTAGGAAGCTATTCAGACAACAGGTTTTTCATCATATCCACCTCGGACTTTTCGGTGGTAGCCCATGTGGATGTGGCGGGCAATCCCCACTACTTTGACTGCTACAAAAACACTCTTTGGGTGACGGTAGAATTCAACGAACCAAAGAAGGAAACATCCAAACCAATGGTATACGTCTATGACATCTCCAACCCCGCAAAGCCCAGGGAGATGATGGTTCTTGAGGTGGAACTTGACACCAACGAAATCTCCAACACTGCACGCATAGAAGGGCACCATGGAAACTTTACCAACGACGGAAAATACTTTATGGTTTGCAACAGAGGAGCTTCCCCCTTTGAAGGAACCACCGTTAGGGTATATACCAACGACGGAAAGCTGGTAAAAGCTATAAAATCTGCGGTCAAAGGCGTAGGACACGCTTACGTTTCTCCCAACGGAGAGTATGCGGTAATAACTCAATACGGAGACACTAAGATTGAGATCGTGAGCCTGAAGAACTTTGAGACCATCAAGGTTATAGACACGGGAGTTGGACGGCACATGGGACATGTGGTCTTTATGGAGGATGGTAGCAAGTTTTACGTCACCAACAGGGTGGCAGATTCGGTCTTTGTGATAGATGGAAAGAAGTTTGAGATTATCAAAAGAATACAGACCGCAGAGGGCGGACAGGCACAGGGACAGGTGGTAAGACACTTTTACGGCGTCTTTGAAAGGGTTGTAAATCCATACTTGGCATAA
- a CDS encoding CobW family GTP-binding protein, producing MAKIPAVVVSGFLGSGKTTFILRSLLPRLKGRKISVVVNDFGEVNYDKIRLYQEGLEVYGIEGNCFCCELGGEFLNTLASIKRQGVEFLVVETSGVSDPSPIYYSLESSGFSVELIMGVFALDIEEGLLKHPLLQAQMDASHCFVLTKADLLPEREVLRKLKPFLEWQKPTFLAKEGYVEEDIESLFGQVQEKPRSGGKHQSFESYTLRLKGFYSKLEVEEFFRKLPRNIYRAKGIIHCLESPLPLSLNYSFGNLIWERLEVEEEPFLVFIGDKIDHKLFEAFPKPQRLSYIHEKQCFPLCDFDAREGVGYIKGNLAGELETAERLLEELEEEDFLFVSGEALSFKGFSDIKKFCEDLKNSHFKRLVLWKVPSGVVSYLLEHLPPDKLVYHLSKHYLLPKAHLSLRVDTKEKEEVLLSLISKSFVV from the coding sequence ATGGCAAAAATTCCGGCGGTAGTTGTAAGCGGTTTCTTGGGCAGTGGGAAGACCACCTTTATTCTCAGGTCTCTCCTGCCCCGCCTAAAAGGAAGGAAAATTTCCGTAGTAGTCAATGACTTTGGAGAGGTCAACTACGATAAGATCAGGCTATACCAAGAGGGTTTGGAGGTCTATGGTATAGAGGGAAACTGCTTTTGCTGTGAGTTGGGTGGAGAGTTTTTAAACACCCTTGCCAGCATAAAAAGGCAGGGCGTTGAATTTTTGGTGGTGGAGACCTCGGGCGTTTCGGACCCATCCCCCATCTACTACAGCTTGGAGTCTTCAGGCTTTAGTGTAGAGTTAATAATGGGCGTCTTTGCCCTGGATATAGAGGAAGGACTTTTGAAGCACCCCCTTCTGCAAGCCCAAATGGATGCATCCCACTGCTTTGTTCTTACCAAGGCAGACCTGCTACCGGAGAGAGAAGTTTTAAGAAAGCTAAAGCCCTTTCTTGAGTGGCAAAAGCCCACCTTTTTGGCAAAGGAAGGCTATGTGGAGGAGGACATAGAGAGCCTATTTGGGCAGGTTCAAGAAAAGCCAAGAAGTGGTGGAAAGCACCAAAGCTTTGAGTCTTATACCCTAAGGCTGAAGGGCTTTTACTCAAAGTTGGAGGTGGAGGAGTTTTTCAGAAAGCTTCCCAGAAATATATACAGGGCAAAGGGTATAATTCACTGTTTGGAAAGCCCCCTTCCACTGTCTCTCAACTACAGCTTTGGAAACCTAATTTGGGAAAGGCTTGAGGTGGAAGAGGAGCCCTTTTTGGTGTTCATAGGAGACAAGATAGACCATAAACTCTTTGAAGCATTTCCAAAGCCTCAAAGGCTCAGCTACATACACGAAAAACAGTGTTTTCCCCTCTGCGATTTTGACGCAAGGGAAGGCGTAGGGTACATAAAGGGTAATTTGGCGGGTGAGCTTGAAACTGCGGAGAGGCTTTTGGAAGAGTTGGAAGAGGAGGATTTCCTCTTTGTTTCGGGAGAGGCATTGAGCTTTAAGGGATTTTCAGACATAAAAAAGTTCTGCGAGGATTTAAAGAATTCTCACTTTAAAAGGCTTGTTCTCTGGAAGGTTCCGAGCGGTGTGGTTAGCTATCTTTTAGAACATCTCCCACCGGACAAGCTGGTTTATCATCTCAGCAAGCATTACCTTTTACCCAAGGCTCACCTTTCCCTCCGGGTGGATACCAAGGAAAAGGAGGAAGTGCTTCTTTCTCTGATTTCCAAAAGTTTCGTCGTTTGA
- a CDS encoding metal ABC transporter permease encodes MMDVLLNALLLSFVLLGIHAYFGMEVVRRGIIFTDIAIAQASAVGLALSLFLFDRPSYLLSLLCSLLAGVLVLLSQRLRDYAEAFIGLLYALGFSLVVLVLSKSLHGMEEFLKLSAKDILFVPREEVIKTGILYAVFGLFLYLRKKFLKGFWSELAFFVLFSLTITSSVSLVGVLIVFSILVAPALVSLLLRKGLLFAWVYGAVINTAGIVLSFYLDLPTGFSLVFLQALFGILMFISVLFLKGFRG; translated from the coding sequence ATGATGGATGTTTTGCTCAACGCCCTGCTGCTCTCCTTTGTGCTTTTGGGCATCCATGCATACTTTGGAATGGAGGTGGTAAGAAGAGGGATCATCTTCACAGACATTGCCATAGCCCAAGCGTCTGCGGTGGGGCTCGCCCTCTCCCTCTTTCTCTTTGATAGACCTTCTTACCTTCTTTCCCTTTTATGCTCTTTGCTCGCCGGTGTGCTTGTTCTACTTTCCCAAAGGTTAAGGGATTACGCGGAAGCCTTTATAGGGCTTTTGTATGCCCTTGGCTTTTCTTTGGTGGTTTTGGTGCTTTCTAAGTCTCTTCATGGCATGGAGGAGTTTTTAAAGCTAAGTGCTAAGGATATTCTCTTTGTGCCAAGGGAGGAGGTTATAAAAACGGGCATCCTTTACGCGGTTTTTGGACTTTTTCTTTACCTGAGGAAGAAGTTTTTAAAGGGTTTTTGGTCTGAGTTGGCGTTCTTTGTACTTTTTTCTTTGACTATAACCAGTTCTGTTAGCTTGGTGGGTGTTTTGATTGTTTTTTCAATCCTTGTGGCACCAGCCTTGGTTTCTTTGCTTTTAAGAAAGGGACTTTTGTTTGCGTGGGTTTATGGGGCTGTTATAAACACTGCGGGCATAGTTTTGTCCTTTTATTTAGACCTTCCCACGGGCTTCAGTTTGGTCTTTTTGCAAGCCCTCTTTGGGATTTTGATGTTCATTTCTGTCCTGTTTTTGAAAGGGTTCAGAGGCTAA
- a CDS encoding metal ABC transporter solute-binding protein, Zn/Mn family — MRVLVLFLLFLTVSFAKLKVVATYPWIGELVKEVGKDRVSLYVIARGTDDPHFVVPKPSHIAKMRDADLLIVQGASLEVGFLPPLLQQSNNPKIQPGRQGYLDLSQFVELIEKPANISRAMGDVHPEGNPHYQLDPHNIPPLARAIAERLCQLDSPNCAYYRGNLEDFLKRWNAKLTEWDREFAKLKGIKVIQYHKLYDYLLRRYGMVLVGTLEPLPGIPPTGKHIEGLISQAQGVKFILQDVYHEKRTAQFVAQRLNAKVVILPHEVGAVPEAKDLFSLFDEILRRLSQ; from the coding sequence ATGAGGGTTTTGGTTCTTTTCCTGCTTTTTCTTACCGTCAGCTTTGCCAAGCTAAAGGTGGTTGCCACTTACCCTTGGATCGGAGAGCTGGTGAAGGAAGTTGGCAAAGACCGGGTGAGCCTTTATGTGATCGCCAGAGGAACCGATGACCCCCACTTTGTGGTGCCAAAGCCCTCCCACATAGCCAAAATGAGAGATGCAGACCTTCTTATAGTTCAAGGGGCAAGCCTTGAGGTGGGCTTTTTGCCCCCTCTTTTACAACAATCCAACAACCCCAAAATCCAACCCGGAAGGCAGGGCTACTTGGACCTCTCCCAGTTTGTGGAACTCATAGAAAAGCCAGCAAATATCTCAAGGGCTATGGGGGATGTCCATCCGGAGGGAAACCCCCACTATCAGCTTGACCCTCACAACATTCCCCCATTGGCAAGGGCAATAGCGGAAAGGCTATGCCAGTTGGACAGTCCAAACTGTGCTTATTACAGAGGAAACCTTGAGGACTTTTTAAAGAGATGGAATGCAAAGCTAACAGAGTGGGACAGAGAGTTTGCAAAGCTCAAAGGCATAAAGGTTATCCAATACCACAAACTCTACGACTATCTCCTGAGAAGATATGGCATGGTGTTGGTGGGCACTTTGGAGCCCCTCCCGGGCATTCCTCCCACTGGAAAGCACATAGAGGGTCTTATCTCCCAAGCCCAAGGAGTAAAGTTTATACTTCAGGATGTATATCACGAAAAAAGGACTGCCCAATTTGTAGCCCAAAGGCTAAACGCCAAGGTGGTTATTTTGCCCCACGAGGTGGGTGCGGTGCCAGAAGCCAAAGACCTTTTCTCTCTGTTTGACGAGATTCTAAGAAGGCTCAGCCAATGA
- a CDS encoding CBS domain-containing protein → MKVIILEEGADLDALSCAYGVLLLYQDAYLLKPSLLSRRASEVFKRFKERFRILEELPQEFDLVLVDAHHVEEYKLPGVKEIYIFDHHPKAPKGFKGKVDEVGSATTLVVEELQRLNVDISPEDATLLALGIYEDTGSLTYEGTTERDALALAWLLKKGANLRTIREFLRESLSKEEIDFLSKSLVALEKLFIDGSKVVVFVLRSEEYNPDFLQVAYRLEDVKDADAFFVIVSVGSKTYLFGRGLKGRFDTSKILEAFGGGGHSFASAVKLENVSAERLKTLLVQLLKGENPAIRVRDVMNYPPFALREDMTVEEALISLAERNFAGAPVLDQEGRLVGVVYKKVLLKVAKLFPSKQVKDFMQTQFHTLSPEDFVWDAEAILSTYGEKLIPVVEDQKLVGVITRLDLMQTLIKQTEPLKPSHRKVQLPKEVEELARVVGKICQELGFKGYLVGGVVRDILMGRRIWDLDFVVEGDGIKVAERFAQHYRVNVHPFPEFGTAHLKVGDFKIEFATTRRETYPHPGAYPVVEPASLKEDLFRRDFTINAMAISVMEEDFGTLIDYFGGLRDLKDKLIRILHPLSFVEDPVRILRALRFAGRFDFKLSKSTEKAMLNALSMHLLKQASRGRLLKELTLAFREEKLLDILKLYRQYKVLEELIDGFQWSQDLELKLEKLKEVVSWHKIEFPDKKLEYGWLYLVILLEKVKGEEFLRDMSAPAWVRELYRTYKEQAKEVIRKLHQAKKPSEVYLTLKGFSEPFYLLLAIEESLRPKIVLYMEKLSKLKVDVSRFSGLKGKELGKAIENEKLRLMDETFTLT, encoded by the coding sequence GTGAAAGTCATTATCTTAGAAGAAGGGGCGGACTTGGACGCCCTCTCCTGTGCCTACGGCGTGCTCCTTCTTTATCAGGACGCATACCTTCTAAAGCCCTCTTTACTTTCAAGAAGGGCAAGCGAGGTTTTCAAAAGGTTTAAAGAAAGGTTCAGAATTTTGGAAGAACTTCCGCAGGAGTTTGACCTGGTTTTGGTGGATGCCCACCATGTGGAGGAATACAAGCTTCCGGGAGTGAAGGAAATTTACATATTTGACCATCATCCAAAGGCACCCAAAGGGTTCAAGGGAAAGGTGGATGAGGTGGGCAGTGCAACCACCTTGGTGGTGGAAGAACTCCAAAGGCTAAACGTAGATATATCTCCGGAGGATGCAACCCTTTTGGCTTTGGGCATCTACGAAGACACTGGGAGTTTAACTTACGAGGGAACCACTGAACGGGATGCCCTTGCATTAGCTTGGCTTTTAAAGAAGGGTGCAAATCTAAGAACTATAAGGGAATTTCTCAGGGAGAGCCTGAGTAAGGAGGAGATAGACTTTTTGTCTAAAAGCTTGGTTGCCCTTGAAAAGCTGTTTATTGATGGCTCAAAGGTGGTGGTCTTTGTGCTAAGGTCGGAGGAATACAACCCGGACTTTTTGCAGGTGGCTTATCGCTTGGAGGATGTAAAAGATGCGGATGCTTTTTTCGTGATTGTTTCCGTTGGCAGTAAAACCTACCTCTTTGGCAGAGGACTAAAGGGTCGCTTTGACACTTCAAAAATTTTGGAAGCCTTTGGTGGTGGAGGGCACAGCTTTGCCAGTGCGGTAAAGTTAGAAAACGTGTCCGCAGAAAGGCTAAAAACCCTATTGGTGCAACTCCTTAAGGGAGAAAATCCAGCCATAAGGGTTAGGGATGTGATGAACTATCCACCCTTTGCCCTGAGGGAAGATATGACCGTGGAGGAAGCTCTGATTTCCCTTGCGGAGAGAAACTTTGCTGGTGCGCCCGTTTTGGACCAAGAGGGAAGGCTTGTGGGTGTGGTTTATAAAAAAGTCCTTTTAAAGGTTGCCAAGCTTTTTCCTTCAAAGCAGGTGAAGGACTTTATGCAGACGCAGTTTCACACCCTGAGCCCGGAGGATTTTGTTTGGGATGCGGAGGCTATTTTATCCACCTACGGAGAAAAGCTAATACCCGTGGTGGAAGACCAAAAGCTTGTGGGTGTGATCACACGCTTGGACCTTATGCAAACCCTGATAAAGCAGACGGAGCCCTTAAAGCCCTCCCACCGTAAGGTGCAACTTCCAAAAGAGGTGGAGGAGTTGGCAAGGGTTGTGGGAAAAATCTGTCAGGAGCTTGGTTTTAAGGGCTACTTGGTGGGTGGTGTGGTAAGGGACATACTTATGGGAAGGCGCATTTGGGATTTGGACTTTGTGGTGGAAGGAGACGGAATAAAGGTGGCGGAGAGGTTTGCCCAACATTACCGCGTGAATGTCCATCCCTTTCCAGAGTTTGGCACCGCACATTTAAAGGTGGGAGACTTTAAGATTGAGTTTGCCACCACCCGCAGGGAAACCTACCCTCATCCCGGTGCCTACCCAGTGGTAGAGCCCGCCTCTTTAAAGGAAGACCTTTTTAGAAGGGACTTTACCATCAACGCCATGGCAATATCGGTGATGGAGGAGGACTTTGGAACCCTCATAGACTACTTTGGAGGACTCAGGGATCTAAAGGACAAGCTTATAAGAATACTCCATCCCCTCAGCTTTGTAGAGGACCCCGTCAGAATCCTCAGAGCCCTACGCTTTGCAGGCAGGTTTGACTTTAAGCTTTCCAAAAGCACAGAAAAGGCAATGCTAAACGCCCTCTCTATGCATCTTTTAAAGCAGGCATCAAGAGGCAGACTTCTAAAGGAGCTAACCTTAGCCTTCCGAGAGGAAAAACTCCTTGACATACTTAAGCTTTACAGGCAGTACAAGGTTTTGGAGGAGCTAATAGATGGCTTTCAGTGGAGCCAAGATTTAGAACTAAAGCTGGAAAAGTTAAAGGAGGTGGTCTCTTGGCACAAAATTGAGTTTCCGGATAAAAAACTGGAATACGGCTGGCTTTACCTGGTGATTCTCTTGGAAAAGGTAAAGGGAGAGGAGTTTTTAAGAGACATGAGCGCGCCCGCATGGGTTAGGGAGCTATACCGCACCTACAAGGAGCAGGCTAAAGAGGTGATAAGAAAACTCCACCAAGCCAAAAAGCCCTCGGAGGTTTACTTGACCCTGAAAGGGTTCAGCGAGCCCTTTTATTTGCTTTTGGCGATAGAGGAGAGCCTAAGACCAAAGATCGTCCTTTACATGGAAAAGCTCAGCAAGCTGAAGGTGGATGTCTCCAGGTTTTCAGGTTTGAAAGGAAAAGAGCTCGGAAAGGCAATAGAGAACGAAAAACTAAGGTTGATGGACGAAACCTTTACTCTAACCTAG
- the rph gene encoding ribonuclease PH: protein MRKDGRKPNELRPIKIERDYLKYAEGSVLVEFGNTKVICAVSVQDGVPPFLKGKGQGWITAEYSMLPRAGQTRNIRESVAGRIGGRTHEIQRMIGRAMRTALDLTKVGERTFWVDCDVLQADGGTRTASITGAFVALADAVIKLYNEGILNSTPIKDFVAAVSVGIVGDEVLLDLNFEEDSSAKVDMNVVATGQGMISEIQAMGEENTFTKEQFDKMFALAMGGIKQLVELQRSFFEIKGGIWFRKDIKQARLE, encoded by the coding sequence TTGAGGAAGGACGGCAGAAAGCCCAACGAACTCAGACCTATAAAGATTGAAAGGGATTACCTAAAATACGCAGAAGGTTCTGTTCTGGTAGAGTTTGGCAATACAAAAGTGATATGCGCAGTCTCGGTTCAAGATGGCGTTCCACCCTTTTTAAAGGGAAAGGGTCAGGGTTGGATCACTGCCGAATACTCCATGCTACCAAGGGCGGGGCAGACAAGAAACATAAGGGAATCCGTTGCGGGTAGGATTGGCGGTAGAACCCACGAAATTCAACGGATGATAGGTAGGGCTATGCGCACTGCCTTGGATCTTACTAAGGTTGGCGAGAGGACCTTTTGGGTGGATTGCGATGTTTTGCAAGCGGACGGTGGCACCCGCACCGCATCCATAACTGGTGCTTTTGTAGCCCTGGCGGACGCGGTCATAAAGCTATACAACGAAGGCATTTTGAACTCCACTCCCATAAAGGATTTTGTGGCTGCGGTTAGCGTGGGTATAGTGGGGGATGAGGTGCTTTTGGACCTTAACTTTGAAGAGGATTCCTCCGCCAAGGTGGATATGAACGTGGTGGCTACAGGTCAAGGTATGATATCCGAAATTCAAGCTATGGGAGAAGAAAACACCTTTACAAAGGAGCAGTTTGATAAAATGTTCGCCTTGGCTATGGGTGGTATAAAACAGCTTGTGGAACTTCAGCGCAGTTTTTTTGAGATAAAGGGTGGCATTTGGTTTAGAAAAGACATAAAGCAAGCTAGGTTAGAGTAA
- the atpD gene encoding F0F1 ATP synthase subunit beta produces the protein MKGRIVQVIGAVVDVEFPDKNLPPVRHGLKTIRRFIDDRGNWTQEELYFEVAQHIGENRVRTIAMGPTDGLVRGQEVEYLGGPIKVPVGRATLGRIFNVVGQPIDEAGPVNAEEYWPMFREPPPLEEQSTKVEILETGIKVIDLLEPYVKGGKVGLFGGAGVGKTVLMQELIHNIAKFHKGFSVVIGVGERTREGNDLWHEMKESGVLPYTVMVYGQMNEPPGVRFRVAQTGITMAEYFRDVEGQDVLVFIDNIFRFVQAGSEVSTLLGRLPSAVGYQPTLNTDVGEVQERITSTKKGSLTSIQAVYVPADDITDPAPYSVFAHLDATTVLARRLAELGIYPAVDPLESTSKYLAPEFVGTEHYETAMEVKRILQRYKELQEIIAILGMEELSEEDKAIVNRARRIQRFLAQPFHVAEQFTGMPGKYVRLVDNIRSFKEILTGKYDHLPEQAFYMVGTIEEVIEKAKAMGAKV, from the coding sequence ATGAAGGGGAGAATTGTTCAGGTCATAGGTGCAGTTGTGGACGTAGAGTTTCCTGATAAGAATTTGCCACCAGTTAGGCATGGTCTAAAGACCATAAGGCGTTTTATTGATGATAGGGGTAATTGGACACAGGAGGAGCTATACTTTGAGGTAGCCCAGCACATAGGAGAGAATAGGGTAAGAACCATAGCCATGGGTCCCACCGACGGTTTGGTGAGGGGGCAAGAGGTGGAATACTTGGGCGGTCCTATAAAGGTGCCAGTGGGAAGGGCAACCTTGGGTAGGATCTTCAATGTGGTGGGACAGCCCATAGACGAAGCAGGACCTGTAAATGCGGAAGAGTATTGGCCTATGTTCAGAGAGCCTCCACCCTTGGAAGAGCAATCCACAAAGGTGGAGATTTTGGAAACGGGTATAAAGGTAATAGACCTTCTGGAGCCCTATGTGAAGGGTGGTAAGGTTGGTCTCTTTGGTGGTGCAGGAGTTGGTAAGACGGTTCTTATGCAAGAGTTGATCCACAACATAGCTAAGTTCCACAAAGGCTTTTCGGTGGTAATAGGCGTGGGCGAAAGGACAAGGGAAGGAAACGACCTTTGGCACGAAATGAAGGAATCGGGAGTTCTTCCATACACGGTTATGGTCTATGGTCAGATGAACGAGCCTCCGGGTGTTAGGTTCCGGGTGGCACAGACGGGCATAACCATGGCAGAATACTTCAGGGATGTGGAAGGACAGGACGTTCTTGTTTTCATAGACAACATCTTCAGGTTTGTGCAGGCTGGTTCTGAGGTTTCCACACTGCTCGGAAGGCTTCCTTCTGCAGTTGGATATCAGCCCACCCTCAACACGGACGTAGGAGAGGTTCAAGAGAGGATCACCTCCACCAAGAAGGGTTCCTTGACATCCATTCAAGCGGTATACGTGCCCGCAGACGACATCACAGACCCTGCACCTTACTCGGTTTTTGCCCACCTTGATGCCACCACAGTGCTTGCAAGAAGGCTCGCAGAGCTTGGTATATATCCAGCAGTGGACCCGCTTGAATCTACCTCCAAGTATTTGGCACCGGAGTTTGTGGGAACAGAGCACTACGAGACCGCCATGGAGGTAAAGAGGATCCTCCAAAGGTACAAAGAACTTCAAGAGATCATCGCCATCCTTGGAATGGAAGAGCTTTCCGAAGAGGACAAGGCAATAGTCAACAGGGCAAGAAGGATCCAGAGGTTCTTGGCTCAACCCTTCCACGTGGCGGAACAATTCACCGGTATGCCCGGAAAGTACGTCAGGCTTGTGGATAACATAAGGAGCTTTAAGGAAATATTGACGGGCAAGTATGACCACCTGCCAGAGCAAGCCTTTTACATGGTGGGCACCATAGAGGAGGTGATTGAAAAAGCCAAGGCTATGGGAGCCAAGGTTTGA
- a CDS encoding PIN domain-containing protein, translating to MKAIEVSSILKLLEGKEEGHKIEQELRKIEKRKEKVYVSNYTLLELAYLLEFVYGLSRERVAKVLKTLLEDPLFKVEEEEVWKEALKLYLEGAELLSALREVQYRRADVDGTVG from the coding sequence GTGAAAGCCATAGAAGTTTCCTCCATCCTCAAGCTTTTGGAAGGCAAAGAGGAAGGGCATAAGATAGAACAGGAGTTAAGAAAGATAGAGAAGAGAAAAGAAAAGGTCTATGTGTCCAACTATACCCTTTTGGAATTGGCTTATCTTCTTGAGTTTGTCTATGGGCTGAGCAGGGAAAGGGTGGCAAAGGTGCTGAAAACTCTCTTAGAGGACCCTCTTTTTAAGGTAGAGGAGGAAGAGGTGTGGAAGGAAGCCCTTAAGCTTTATTTGGAGGGTGCTGAGCTTTTGTCTGCCCTTAGAGAGGTGCAATACAGGAGAGCGGATGTTGATGGAACGGTCGGTTAA
- a CDS encoding phosphoribosylanthranilate isomerase, with amino-acid sequence MERSVKVKFCGIKREEDIKKALELKVDYVGFILYPKSPRFVGWERLVGLLELAQGVKRVGVFVNPTFEEIEKAFELGIDLVQLHGEEDFEFAKRVGLERVIKAFRVKDQIHVEEAWKQAYAILLDTYSDKAYGGTGKSFDWSIAQALVEEGFKVFLSGGLNPKNVSLAVQQVKPYAVDVSSGIEKEPGVKDHKKMEEFIHAVENPCKD; translated from the coding sequence ATGGAACGGTCGGTTAAGGTAAAATTCTGCGGGATCAAAAGGGAGGAGGATATAAAAAAGGCTTTGGAGTTAAAGGTAGATTACGTGGGTTTTATACTCTATCCAAAGAGCCCAAGGTTTGTAGGTTGGGAAAGGTTGGTAGGGCTTTTGGAGTTAGCCCAAGGAGTGAAAAGAGTGGGCGTTTTTGTCAATCCCACCTTTGAAGAGATAGAGAAGGCTTTTGAGCTTGGCATAGATTTGGTGCAACTCCACGGAGAGGAGGATTTTGAGTTTGCAAAAAGGGTAGGATTGGAGAGGGTGATAAAAGCCTTTCGAGTAAAAGACCAAATCCATGTGGAAGAAGCGTGGAAGCAAGCTTACGCGATCCTTTTGGACACCTACTCAGACAAAGCTTACGGTGGTACAGGAAAGAGCTTTGATTGGAGCATAGCCCAAGCTTTGGTGGAAGAGGGCTTTAAGGTTTTTCTCTCGGGAGGTTTGAACCCGAAGAATGTTTCCCTTGCGGTGCAACAAGTAAAACCCTATGCGGTGGATGTATCCTCGGGCATAGAAAAGGAGCCCGGTGTAAAGGACCACAAAAAGATGGAGGAATTCATCCATGCAGTTGAGAACCCATGTAAAGATTGA
- a CDS encoding PaaI family thioesterase, translating into MQLRTHVKIDQELSGTPIEVGEGYAVVELKTKENMRADEKNLVHGGFIFSLADYCAMLTVNEPTVVLASAKVDFKKPVVVGDTLRAEGRLLRAEGKKRWVEVKVYRNQDLVFLGEFLCVVPDKHVLDVE; encoded by the coding sequence ATGCAGTTGAGAACCCATGTAAAGATTGATCAGGAGCTGAGTGGGACTCCCATAGAGGTGGGAGAAGGTTATGCGGTGGTGGAGCTAAAGACAAAGGAAAACATGCGTGCGGATGAGAAAAACTTGGTGCATGGAGGTTTTATCTTTAGCCTTGCGGACTACTGCGCCATGCTGACGGTCAATGAACCCACCGTTGTTTTAGCATCCGCCAAGGTGGATTTTAAAAAACCCGTGGTGGTAGGAGACACCCTCCGGGCAGAGGGCAGGCTTCTAAGGGCAGAGGGCAAAAAGCGGTGGGTAGAGGTAAAGGTCTATAGAAACCAAGATTTGGTCTTTTTGGGAGAGTTCCTGTGCGTGGTGCCCGATAAACATGTGCTTGATGTTGAGTGA
- a CDS encoding copper chaperone PCu(A)C yields the protein MVRAVLFGLSAVALALAQPKIEVKDPWVRLVPPNAKATAAYMKIENKGTEADRLVDASSNVSKITELHETVEGKMRRVKAIEVPAGKTVELKPGGLHVMLIELKEPLKEGQTVEITLKFEKSGEIKVQAPIKKGMGGMHHHHHGH from the coding sequence ATGGTCAGGGCAGTGCTCTTTGGCTTAAGTGCGGTTGCCTTAGCCTTAGCCCAACCGAAGATTGAGGTGAAGGATCCATGGGTCAGGCTTGTCCCACCCAACGCAAAAGCCACCGCCGCATACATGAAGATTGAAAACAAGGGGACAGAAGCAGACAGGCTGGTGGATGCGTCCAGCAATGTTTCCAAGATCACCGAGCTTCACGAGACGGTGGAGGGCAAAATGCGCCGAGTAAAAGCCATAGAAGTTCCCGCAGGAAAGACCGTTGAACTAAAGCCCGGAGGTCTCCATGTAATGCTCATAGAACTCAAGGAGCCCCTCAAGGAAGGTCAAACGGTGGAAATTACCCTAAAGTTTGAAAAGTCAGGAGAGATAAAAGTTCAAGCGCCCATCAAAAAGGGAATGGGTGGTATGCATCACCATCACCACGGGCATTGA